AGGTGGAGCTGGAGGACGGTTCGGTCGTCAGCTCCGACCGCTTCCGCGTCGCCCTGTGCACCTGCCGCCGCAGCCGCCGCTACCCGTGGTGCGACACGAGTCACCGCGACCGGGCGTGAGGCCCCGGGCACGGTAACGCCCAGAGGCCGGCGGGCGGCCCCACTCCGCCCGCCGGCCCCCTCGCACGAGATCGCGACTTCCGTGACAACGGCCCGGCTCCCCAGCCACGGCCCGCTGCGCTTCACGGATTCAGCACGATCCCGGTCTGTGGGTCCAGCCCTCTCAGAAGGAGAAGACTCCCGTTCCGTAGGCGTTCTTCATGCAGTCGTTGGAGAAAGTGCGCTCGTAGGAGACGCGCTTGCCCTGCCAGACGCCGTCCACGGTGACCACCACGGGGTCGTACTGCTTGGTGCACATCACGCCGTCCCTCGCGGCCAGGGCGTCGAAGTCCCCGCCGACGCCCCGCAGTTCCGCGCATGCCGAGCCGGCCGCCGGGTGCGTGCCGGCCGCCGTCGGGGCACAGGTCAGGGTGACCGCGCGTTCCGGAGTCGCTGCGATCGCGCTCTCGCCGTGGCCCACCGTGAGGACGAGGGCCGACGGGGCGTAGAGCGCGGTGGGGGCCTGACCCGGGGAGGCGAGCGCGGCCCCGGTGAGGGGTCCGCAGACGGCGGTGGCCGTCATGCCGAGGATCATGGCCCAGCGCGCGGTGTTCCGCATTGTGTGCATCCTTCCGCTTCGATTACGGGGTGTGCCGGTCCGTGCTCGGTCGGTGCCCGGAGCGGCGAGCGCGAGTCTGCCGAGTCCGCCGCGGAAACACACATCGACCCCACGGGTTTCAGTAACATTGCGTGTTGAATCAGTGGCGCGAAGTTACGGAATGCGCGCGGATGAAGCCCGTAACTGCGCGGTGTGCGGGGGCATGAAGCGGCCAGATGGCCGATTCCCGTGCGTTCGTTAATAGGCCTGAAACATTCCGATTCCGCTCTCGGCCGACTGCTTTGCGACCCCTTGTGTTCATGGACCGGCCGAGTAATCGTCATTACATGATTACGAATGAGCAGCGAGAGAAGCTCCGCGGCTGGTTCGCCGGTCGCCTGCCCGACGACCTCTTCGAGGAGCTGACCGAGATCACGGTCGATCGCGAGGAGATCACCGTCATCGGCCGCATTCCCGCACCCAGGCTGGCCGCGGACGCCCCGGCCACCGAACGGGAGGCGGCCCTGGAGAGCCGGGTGCAGGAATTCCGGGAGCGCACCCGCGAGGACCGCATGGCCGTGGCCCGGGAGGCCGAGCACCGGTTCGGCCGGAAGGTGTCCTGGGGCGTGGAGTGCGGCGGGCGGCGCACCCTCTTCACGCACGTGGCCGCGCCGGTCATGACGCGGCTGCGCCAGCCGGAGCGCCAGGTCCTCGACACCCTGATCGCCGGCGGCGTCGCGCGCAGCCGCAGCGACGCACTGGCCTGGTGCGTGCGCCTGGTCCAGCGTCATACCGACGACTGGCTCGCCGAGTTGCGCGAGTCACTGGAACACGTGCAGCGCGTCAGGGCCCAGGGCCCGGACTCCGAGCCGGACCCCGCACCGCCCGCGGACGACGAGCAGTGACCCGTTGCCGGACCCTCCGGCTACGGTGCCCACCGGGCACTGGCCGATGTTCTCGCAGCCGGGCGCACCGGCCCGTGTGCTGCGCGAGGCGGCGGTCCGCACCCTGATCCACCGGAGCGCATACCGCTCGGTATCGTCGCCCCCGGCACGGTCTCGACGAGGAGACGACGAGAGGCGGGGCGTACATGGGCAAGCACTGGGCGGACTTCCAGTACGAGATCTATCTGAACGGGATGACGGGTGCCGTTCCGCGGCTGCCCACCGATCTGACCCGGCTGGAGGAGCTCACCGAGCAGCGGCTGGGGCCCGGCCCCGTCGGGTATGTGGCGGGCAGCGCGGGGGACGGCAGTACGGCCCGCGCCAACCGGGCGGCCCTGGAGCGCCGCAGGATCGTGCCGCGCATGCTGCGCGACGTGCACGAGCGGGATCTGTCCGTCGAGGTCCTGGGCCGCGCCCTTCCGGCCCCCCTCGCGCTGGCCCCGGTCGGCGTGCTGTCGATCATGCACCCGGACGCCGAGTCCGCCGCGGCCCGGGCCGCGGCCGCACAGGGCGTTCCGTACATCCTGTCGTCGGCGTCCAGCACGCCCATGGAGCAGGTCGCCGAGGCGATGGGGGACGCCGAGCGCTGGTTCCAGCTGTACTGGCCGAAGGACCCGGAGGTGGCCCGCAGCTTCCTGAACCGGGCGAAGGCGGCCGGGTTCACCGCCCTGGTGGTCACCCTGGACACGCCGCTGCTGTCGTGGCGGCCGCGCGATCTCGACCAGGCCTACCTGCCGTTCCTGCACGGGGTCGGCACGGCCAACTACTTCTCGGACCCGGCGTTCCAGGCAGGCCTGGCCAAGCCGGTGCACGAGGATCCGAACGCGGCCGTGATGCACTTCGTGGGGATGTTCTCCGACCCGGCCAAGAGCTGGCCGGACCTGGCGTTCCTGCGGGAGAACTGGGACGGCCCGATCGTCCTCAAGGGCGTCCTGCACCCGGACGACGCGCGACTGGCCGCCGACGCCGGCATGGACGGCGTGGTCGTCTCCAACCACGGCGGCCGGCAGGTGGCCGGCTCCGTCGCGGCGGCCGACGCGCTGCCCCGCGTGGCACAGGCGGTGGGCGACCGGCTCACCGTCCTCTTCGACAGCGGCATCCGCACCGGCGACGACATCGTCAAGGCCCTCGCCCTCGGCGCCCGCGCGGTCCTCGTCGGCCGCCCGTATGTCTACGGCCTCGGCCTCGACGGGCAGTCCGGCGTCGAGCACGTCATCCGCTGCCTGCTCGCCGAACTCGACCTCACGCTCGCCCTGTCGGGGCACGCGACACCGAGCGCCGTCGGCCCGGCCGACCTCGTCGAGGACCCGGCCTGAGCGGGGGCTGCGCGGCTCGCCGGCCGCGCAGCCCCCGATCGGGCCCCGGTGCCCGGGGTCACGTGCCCGGGCCGCCGGCGGCCCCCACCTGGCGGGCCGCCGGGCCGTCCTGCTCCTCGATCGACAGGGAGCCCTCCGTCGTCGGCAGGGGCTCCGACTGCCAGCGCTGGTCCTCGGAGGAGCGGTCGCGGACCTTGACGACGATCTCGGCGTCCGGATCGTCGTCGGCCGGGGCGAGGGCGAGCCGCTCGTCCCAGCGGGGCAGCAACTCCCCCTGCACGGTCAGGTCGTAGCGCACGTCGTCGGCTCGCTCGGCATCCTCGTCGGCGCAGGTACCGAGGACGACGACACCGGCGTCCTTGTGGGAGTCCAGGCACAGCCCGGGATCGGCGACGCTGCGCAGGAGCCCGTCGTCCTCGTACGTCCACTGCTGGGTCCACACCGTCGAGCACGGGGCCAGCTTCGTGCCCGCGCCCTCCTTCGGCAGGTCTCGGATGTCGAGGCACAGATCGGCGCCGGTGTTGCGCAGCCGGGTCACGCCCTGGGACATGGGAAGCCCGGCGGTGCCGGGTGGTGTCACCGATGCGGTGCCCTTGCCGCCGGCGGCGCTGTCGGAGCCGGCCGGGTCGGCCTCGCCACCGTCGTAGGACGGCGCACCGATGATGAGCACCGTCGCCAGCACCCCGGCCGATACCGCGCCGACGCCCGAGAGCAGTGCCCGCGACGAGCGCATCGCCTCCGGCACCCGGGCCGGCACGGGGAGCCGGGACAGCAGCCCGTGCCGACCGCCGCCCCGCCGCCCGCCACCGCGCCGGCCCGCACGGGCACCCCGCGTGCCGTGCGACGCCCGCCCCGGGCGCGAGTCGAGGTAGCGGCGGGCGCCCCAGCCGAGCACCGCCTCGGCGATCAACGGCCCCAGCGGGCCCTCGAAATGGCTCAGTTGTTCCGCCGCGTTCCGGCAGTAGCGGCACTCGTCCAGATGCTGCTGGACGTCCGGCAGCAGTGCGCCGCCCCGGCGGATCGGGACGTCGAGGAGGCGGTTGTAGAACCGGCAGTCGTGGGTCGGCGCGAGTTCGCGATGGGCGCGTACGCAGCCTTCACGGAATGTGTCCCGCGCCTGTTCGAGGGCCGCCGACGCGATGTCGGTGTCCATGCCCAGCAGTCCGGCCGGAACGTCTAAAGGATCTGCCTCGACCTCGACATGCCACAGCAAACACCGCAAGGCCGCGGGAAGCGCCTGGAATGCCCGCTCCGCGAGCATGCGATTTTCGGGCGTCATCGACGTCGCGGCGCGCAGTCCGCGTCCTCCGGCCGGTTTCTGCAGCGCGGGCAGAACGGCCGATATTCGATCGTCGCCGGACCACTCGCGGATCGTGTCGCGCACCGTCACCAGAAGGGCCGGGCGCAGCGCGACGGCGGTCTCACCGAAGGCGAGGCGGTTGAGGGTCCGGTGGAAGGCGGTCCCGGTCACCATCGCGGCCACCTGCGCCGACGAGGCAAGGCAGATGACCGCGTAGTCGTACACCGACGGGTAGTGCCGCGCCATCAGCAGCGCGACGGAACGGGCGGCGACCTCGCCCTCCGGGCTGCCTCTCAGCGGGGCCGCGAGTGATTCATCGGATTCCCCGGGATCCCCGCCGGGCGGGGGATACGGGGGACGAGGGGGGTGGGGGGTGGGCACTGAGATGGTTCCTTCCCACGCGTGTGGCACACAGAAGTCCTGCCGCCGAAAAGGAGGCCCGGTTGGTGCGTACCTTTTTTGGCGGGGCGCGGGAGGTGCGAATTCACCGACGGCGAATCGGACGCGGTCCACAAATCACGTGCGACACCCGGCCATTCCCCCCGCACGCGCGTTTCACTCTTCCACAACCCCCACACGGCCAACAAGGCGCCCGGACGACATCCCCGCCATTGACAGAAAGTCAGAAACGGGGAACGGATATGCGCGGATCGCACCCGTTTTCGACATGTCCCTGCCCCCCGTGTGAATCGGGGGCCGGGTCCGGCCCCTCAGATCTGCCAGGAGCGCAACCGGTCCGCCGCGCCGTAGACGTCGGTGGTGCCGGACAGCAGGTCGCGGGCGAGATCGACGAGGGCGCCGTAGGGCGGGTCGATACCGACGCCGCTGACGAACATGTACGCCACGGCGGTCGCGCAGGCGAAGCGGGCGTTGGCCGAGGGCAGCGGCCGGAGCACGGTGATGGCGTGCAGCAGCGCGGCGGCCCGCCAGGCCGGGTCGGAGTTCACCCCGAGACGCGGCGGGTCGACGCGGTGCCGGGCGACGGCGGCGACCAGCGCGGAGAAGTCGTTGACGGTGGGCTGGTCCGGCAGGACCTCCTCATGGCGCTGAAGCAGCCAGGGCACGTCGATATGGATCACGGGTGCCATGGGTCAGGCGGCCCGCCCTTCGCCCTTGGCGGGCGGTTCGTCGTCGGGGAACGCGGCGGCGAACTCGTCGGCATGGGTGGCGAAGAACCGGCGGAAGGCCTCCGCGCCCTCCTGCAGGGCCCGGTGGCGGGCTATGTCGGCCGCGGCCGCCTCGCGCACGAGGGCCTTCATGGACGTACCGCGCTCCTTGGCGATCTGCCGCAGGTCCTCGAGTTCGCGGTCACTGAACTCCACGTTGAGAGCTGGCATGCCTTCACGGTACCGCTCGGGTACTGACCGGTAAATATCCCCAGGTCAGGCAGGACGCCCGATGGTACCGAGGGGAACTGGCGGCTGAGACGTGGGTCACATTGAGCCGTGAGGTGTCATGTCCCGGGGCCCTGTCCGGCTCACAGGGGTGAGCGCATTCACAGGAGGCCCACCCATGACCGAGATCTCCGCACCCGGCACCGACACCCCGCTCGACGCGGCGACCGGGGTGTTCGTCGACCATCGCGAGCTGCTGTTCGGCGTGGTCTACAACATGCTCGGCAGTGTCGCCGACACCGAGGACGTGCTGCAGGAGACCTGGCTGTCCTGGACGGCACGTGGCGGGGGCGACCCCCTGGCCGGCGTCGGCAATCCGCGCGCCTATCTCGTCCGGGTGGCGGTCAACCACGCGCTGCGCCGCCGCGCCGTGATCAGCCGGCGGCGGGAGACGTACGTCGGCCCGTGGCTGCCCGAGCCCCTGGTCGGCGAGGACACCGGGACCGCCGAGGACCCGGCCCTGCGTTCCGAGTCGGTGTCGCTGGCCCTGCTGGTGGTGCTGGAGTCGCTGACACCGCTGGAGCGGGCCGTGTTCGTGCTGGGTGAGGTGTTCGGCTACCCGCATGCCGAGATCGCGGAGATCATCGACCGCTCCCCCGCCGCCGTACGGCAGTTGGCGCACCGGGCCCGGGAGCACGTGCACGCGCGGCGGCCGCGGTACGAGGCACATCCGCGGGTACGGCGGGAGGCGACCGAGCGGTTCGTGCGGGCGGCGCGCGGCGGGGACATCGCCGAGCTGATGGAGGTGCTCGCACACCGGACGTCACGGCGTGGACGGACGCGGGCGGCAAGCGCCGGCGGGCGAGCCTGCGCCCGGTGCACGGCCGGGACAAGGTGACCCGTCTGCTCACCGCCGGGCGCGGCGGCCCCGACCACCCGGTCTGGCGCTACCGGCGTGTCAACGGCGACGACGCGGCGGTGCTGTTCGACGGCGACGCGCCGTTCGCCGTCCTGGTCCTGGACCTCACCCCGGAGGGCGACCGGGTGCGCGGCATCTACGTGGTGGCCAACCCGGACAAGCTCGCCCATCTGCCGGCGGCGGGCGACGCGTAGGGCCCCGGTCAGGAGTGACCGCGGCAGAACTCGCGGACGGTCCGGTTGAACGGCTCGGGTGCCTCGATGTTGCTGAGGTGCCCGATGCCGGGGAGCACGACCAGCGTGGCCTGCGGGATCGCGGCGAGGAACTGGTGCGCGACGGGCTCCACCGGTGAGCGGGCGTCGAGCTCGCCCCACAGCAGGAGCGTCGGTACGTCTATCTTCGGCAGCAGGTCCCGCAGGTCTGCCTCGACCATGACGGTGAGCTCGGTCCGCATGCTCTGGGCGCGGGTGTCGGCCGACATGACGGACAGCAGGCGGACGGCTTCGGCGGGGGGCCGCCCGGCGAACAGTCCCGGCATGGTCGGTGCGAACGTGTCGGCCGGGACGGCGAGCAGGCGCTCCGCCCCCTCGACCCGAGAGCGCACCTCCGCGGCGGGCAGCGAGCCCTTCCAGCCCGCGTAGGTGTCGACGAGGAGCAGGGTCCGCACGAGCTCGGCGTGGTGCCGGTAGAACTCCAGCACGACGGTGCCGCCCCAGGACGCGCCGAGGACATGGGCCGGTCCCAGATCCACGTCCTCGACGACGGCCGCCAGACAGCGGGCGTAGTCGGCGAGGGTGAAGCCGGGCGGTACGTCGGAGGAGCGGCCGGCACCCGGTTCGTCCCAGGCGACGACGGTGAACTCGTCGGCCAGATCCTCGGCCTGGGGGCGGAACAGCCGGGCGTCCGCCGTGGCGCCGTGGGCGAGCACGAGGGGCGGGCCCTGGCCCACCCGGTCGTACGCGACCTCGATGCCGTCGACCCGCACCGCTGGCATGTCACCAGGCTACGCGCGCGTGCCGGGGGCGTCCTGTCGGCGGACTCCCCCGGCACGCGGTCGCTGCCGCCCGGTCCCTACCCCTGGTCCGCCACGAAGGAGGCCATGCGGGTCAGGGCGGCGTTCCAGTTGATCGTGTGCTCGTTGGTCGACCAGGACTGGATGTCGTCGATGTAGCAGAACTGGCCGACGCAGCCCTGGAGTCTGCTCTGTGCGTAGGGGTCCTGGATGCTGGAGTTCGGTCCGCCCGCGAGGGTGCCCGGCGGCGGGCCCGGCAGCTCCGGGTCGAGCTGGCGGGCGTACCAGCGGCTGTGCTGGTTCTGCGCGCTGACCTCGCCGTAGCCGGTGACGTAGGAGATGTTCAGCGCGTTGCGGCCCAGGACGTAGTCCATGCTCTGCAGCGCGCCGTCCCGGTACTTGGCGGCGCCGGTGATGTCGTACGCGGTGGCGAGGACGACCGCGTTGTTGAGGACCTGGTGGCTGGAGCCCCAGTCGTAGGTGTTGCCGTCCGGTGCGTACGGCATGCCGTAGGGGTGGGCCTTCAGGGTGGCCAGGTAGCGGTCGGCGCCCTTGACCACGGACCGGCGGACCTTGTCCCGGCCGGGCAGTGCGTTCGGCACGGTGGCGAGGTCGAGCCGGCCGGCCGCGCCGGTGCGGGCCCAGTCGAAGCCGAGGGGCTTGAAGAGGTCGGCCGTGTGGACCGGGGACTTCAGGAGGTACTCCTCGAACCGCTTCTCCCCGGTGGAGAGGTACAGCTCGGCCGCCGCCCAGTAGAAGTCGTCGGTGACGTCGCTGTCGGGGTAGGCGCCGCCGCCGGTGCCGTCGCTCTCCGAGGCGAGTCGGCCGGGGTGGGCGAGCGCCGCCGACCAGGCCTTGCGGGCGGCGGCCAGCGCCTTGCCGGCGAACGTCCTGTCATGGAGCCGGTACAGGCGGGCGGCCTGTGCGGCCGTGGCGGCCAGGTTGAGGGTGGCGGCGGTGGAGGGCGGGTGCAGCTCGCGCTTCTGCGGGTCGTCACTGGGCAGCAGGGGCAGGCCGGTCCACTGCTCGTCGTGCATCTTGTGGTGGGCCATGCCCGCCAGCGGCTCGCCGTCGGGCACCTGCATCCTCAGCAGGAACTCCAGCTCCCAGCGGGCCTCGTCGAGGATGTCGGGCACCTTGTTGCCGCTCTCCGGGATGGCCAGCGTGCCGTCCCCGAGCTTGTCCGCCCGTCCGGTGCGGGCGGTGCGGGCGCGTTCGTAGGTGCTCAGCAGTTCCCAGGTGGAGATGCCGCCGTTGACGACGTACTTGCCGTGGTCACCGGCGTCGTACCAGCCGCCGCTGACGTCGAGGGTGTAGTCGCAGACGCCGGGCTGACAGGGCACGGCGGTGTCGCCCTGGTTGGGGGCCACGCCCATGTGACCGGCCGGGCGGCCGTAGCCGGGCCGCAGGTCGTCGCGGATCGCGAGGCCGCTGCGCTGGGTGTAGTAGTACTTCGCCGAGTCGAGCCGGAGCCGCTCGTAGGCGCTCGTGCCGATGCCGAAGGGCCGGCTGGTCTCGCCGTCGGCGACGAGCGTGAAGCCGGTGCCCTTGGTGCGGTGGGCGCCGAAGTCGATGGAGTGGACGTTCTGCCCGGAGGAGGCGTCGACCCCGCGCGGCAGGGTCGTGCCCCTGGCGACGACCGTTCCGCCGGAGTTCTTCAGCTGCCAGGGCAGCCCGGCCGTGGCGTCGGTGACGAGGGTGGCGTTCTTCGGGCCGGCCGGGAGATAGCCGACCTGGTTGACGCGCACGCGGGGGCCGGTGTCGGGCTCGTACGGGTCCGGTGCCACACCGCCGAGCAGGGAGACGTCGTCCATGCAGAAGCGCCAGGCGTCCGCGCTGCCGCCGAGCTGGAAGCCGACCTGGCCCTGTGCGGTGTCGACGGGCGAGGTGAAGGTGTACGAGTAGCGGTCGCCGGAGACGCTGAGCTGCGGTGTCACCTCGTGGTAGGTGTCGTAGGGCGACACCGACAGGCCCACGATCGCCCGCACCGCGTGCCCGGCGGGTGTCCCGGTCGCGCTGAACGAGAACCGGTACGACTCGCCCTTCACGAGGGTGATGTCGTTCTGCCCGACGGCGGCGTCCCAGCGGTCGGTGGTGCCGCCCGGGACGTCGGCGCAGAGCCGGCCGTCGGACAGGCCCGCGGTGACGTTGCCGGTCGTCCACCACGGGGCGGTGTCGGTGTCGAAGGTGCCGTTCCTGACCTGCTCGGCCTCGTCGGCCCCGGCCGGCGAGGACGGCAGCGCGGTGAGCGCGGTCGCCAGCAGGGCCGTCAGGGACAGCAGGGCGGTTCTGCGTCGTTTCACGTCTGGGCTCCTCCGGGAGGTGCGGGTTGGCGCTCGGCGTGGGAGCGCTCCCAGATGCGGACGCAGGCCATCGTTGTGCTGATGTGACGCCCCGTCAACGGTCCGGACGGGACTGGCTGTGCGCCGCCCGTCCGGACCTCGGCGCCGCGGACTCAGGCGGCCGGGGCGTCCAGCCTGCTGATGCGGATCGCTCCCCGCGGCTCGCCGGGGTGGCGGCTCGTCAGGGTGAGCCGGATCCGGGAGCCGCGGACGGCCTCGAAGGTGATCACGGTGGGGGCGTCGGAGGCGGTGGCCCAGCCGACCTCGGTGTTCCGGGTGTTCCGCCACGCGCGGCCGTCCCAGACCGCCACCTCGATCGCCGCGGGCAGGCTGTGCGTGGCGTCCACGGTGAAGGAGACGTCGACCCGGTCGTAGCCGCGGGCGCGTCCGTGGTCGACCGAGACCCAGTCCTCGGCCCGTGCCCCGTCGAAGGCCGGCAGCAGGGGCGTGGCCTGCTTGAGGAAGCCGTTGGACCAGCCGGTGGCCGGGTCGCCGTCGAGCATGGCGGCGGGCAGGGTGTCCGGACGGCCGGAGTAGCTCGCGTCCGCGCGCGGGTGGCCGAGGGGGGCCGGGTGCTCGGGCCCGAAGCTGGCTGGGGCCGTCGCGACCCGGTCCCCCGCGCGGGTGGCCCGCACGGTCGCCGTGCCCGCGCGCAGCCCCTCGGCCCGGGCGGTCACCTTCACCGCGCCCGCCCTCGTGCCGGACCGGACGATGGCGAGGGCCTTGCCGTGGAAGGCGGTCCGGGTGCTCGCCTGGTAGCGCTCGGCGCTCTCCTGCCGGCCGTTGTCGAGCCCCGCGAGGGAGCCGCCCGCCACCTCGAAGGACAGCAGGTGCTCCGCGTCGGGCACCACCACTCCACGCCGGTCGACGACCTCGGCGGTCACGAAGACCAGGGAGCGGCCGTCCGCGGCGAGGGCGGGGCGGTCCGCGGTCAGGCGTATCGCGTGCGGGGCTCCGGCGGTGCGCAGCACGTCGGTGGCGACCACCTTGCCGCCCCGCCGTGCGACGGCCTTCAGCTCTCCGGGTTCGAAGGGCACCTTCCAGGTCAGGTGGAGCTTGCCGGCGCTGCCGTTCGGGCTGGTGTAGCTGCCCGGGTAGGGGCCGTCGGTGAAGGTCTTGTCGTCGCCGGTCGCCTCCGTGGTCTCCAGGTAGCTGCGGCCGTCGGCGGTCTTCTTGGTGTCGAACCGCCGTACGCCCAGGGACGTGCCGTTGAGGTAGAGCTCGACGGTGTCGACGTTCGCGTACGCCCAGACCTCGACCGTGTCGCCCTTCTCGTGGTTCCAGGTCATCGGCAGCAGGTGGACCATCGGTTCGCTGGTCCACTGGCTCCGGAAGAGGTGGTACATGTCCTTCGGGAAGCCGGCCGTGTCGACCGCGCCGAAGAAGGACGCCTTGACCGGGAAGACGTCGTACGGGGTGGGTTCGCCGATGTAGTCGATGCCGGACCAGAGGAACTGCCCGGCGAACCACTTCCGGTCCCGGTCCTTCTTGTGGCCGTACTCGCCGCTCATGGTCCAGGAGGCGAGGTTGTTGTCGTAGGAGGAGGTCGCCCGTCTGCCCGGGGTGTGGTTCTCGCCGGTGTTGAGGTGCTCGGGCTCCTGGTAGGCGCCGCGGGTGGAGGTCTCCGAGGAGGACTCGGACTCGAAGAGGAACAGGTGCGGGTAGGCCGCGTGCAGCTGGTCGACCGACGTGGCGGTGTTGTAGTTGAGGCCGAGGCCGTCCAGCTTGGCCAGCATCAGGTCGGCGGCGGAGCCCTTGGCGGGCACTCGGCGGTACTTGTCGGAGCCGATGACCAGCGGGCGGGTGTCGTCGGCGGCCCTGATCGCCCCGATGATCCGGTCGGCCATGGCGAGGCCGGCGGTGGAGGTGGAGTCGGGGACCTCGTTGCCGATGGACCAGCTCAGCACGGCGGGCGAGTTGCGGGCCGCCAGCACCATCTCGGTGGCGTCCTTCTCACACCACTCGTCGAAGAAGCGGCTGTAGTCGTAGAGGTTCTTTCCGGTGCGCCAGCAGTCGAACGCCTCCACCAGCATGACGACACCGAGCTCCTCGCAGACCTGGATCACCTCGGGCGCGGGCGGGTTGTGGGAGGTGCGCAGGGCGTTGACGCCCATGGACCGCATGATCTCCAGCTGCCTGCGGACGGCGTCGATGCTGACGGCGGCGCCGAGTGCGCCCAGGTCGTGATGGAGGTCGACGCCCTTGATCTTGTGGTGGGTGCCGTTGAGGAAGAAGCCCTCGTCCGGGTCGAAGCGGAAGGTGCGGAAGCCGAAGACCGTGCGGTGGGTGTCGGTGGTCCGGCCGCCGACGCGCAGCTCGGTGTGCAGGGTGTAGCGGTGCGGTGTCTCGAAGTCCCACAACTCCGGGCGCGGGACGGTGAGTTCCTGGGTCTCGGTGTGCTCGCCGGTGACGGTCGCGGTGGAGGAGGTACGGGCGACGGTGCGGCCCCTGCGGTCGACGACCCGGGAGACGACCTCGACGTCCGCGCCCGCGCCGGAGGCGTTGACGACGGATGTGCCGACCCGTACGACCCCGCGTGCGGCGGAGATCTCGGGCGTGGTGACGCGGGTGCCCCAGCGGGCCACGTGCACCGGCTCGGTGATCACCAGGCGGGCCTCGCGGTAGATGCCGCTGCCCGAGTACCAGCGGCTGCTGGGGAGCCGGTTCCGGACCTCGACGGCGATCACGTTCTCGGTGGTCCCGTCGGTGTGCACCAGGTCGGTGAGGTCCAGGGCGAAGCCGGTGTAGCCGTAGGGGTGACGGCCGGCCTCCGTGCCGTTGCAGTGGACGGTGGAGTCCATGTAGACGCCGTCGAACTCCACCGAGACGCGCTTGCCCGCGAGGCTCGGCGGCAGGGTGAAGGCCAGGCGGTACCAGCCGAGGCCCCCGGGCAGGAAGCCGGTGCCGCTGGTGGTGCCGTGCTCGGTGGTGGGGGTCTGCTCGATGCTCCAGTCGTGCGGGACGGCGGTCTCGCGCCATCCGGAGTCGTCGTAGCCGGGAAGGTGGGCGTCGGCGTAGGCGCCGGTCGGGTCGGTGATGCCGCCCGGGTTCACCAGCGCGAAGCGCCAGCCGTCGCGCAGTGCGACGGTCCGGCGGCCGGACGCGCCGCGCGCCTGCTCGGTGGCCCACGCCTCCGGGGCGCCGAGCAGCGTCCCGGCCGCGGGTGCGGCGGCGGAGGCGAGCAGGACCGATCTGCGCGTGACCGACATGGAGACTCTCCCTCATCAGGGCTCAGAAATACTCAGAACTGATCGTGAACAAACAGATTCTGTCGACGTGTCACAGGCGGCCGTCAAGGGTGCGGAAGCGCCCTTCTCGCTCATGGACGGCTTCGGCCCCATTTGTGCCGTGACCGGGCGGGGAAGGCGGCAACCGGGGTTACCGGTCCACGCCGGGCGCCCACGGACTACGCTGGAACTCAACTGCCCTCCCTGTTCACTGTGAGTGTCCGTATGGAGTCGCGACGATGAGTCCGGACGAGGCGTTGGACGATGGCGTGGCCGCCCGTGCCGTCATCGCCGTCGACGGCACGCTCACCGAGTGGAGCGAGGGCGCCCGCCGTCTGCTGGGCCACACGGCCGCCGAGGTCGTGGGGCGCCCGGCCGCCGACCT
The Streptomyces tuirus genome window above contains:
- a CDS encoding glycoside hydrolase family 2 TIM barrel-domain containing protein, with protein sequence MSVTRRSVLLASAAAPAAGTLLGAPEAWATEQARGASGRRTVALRDGWRFALVNPGGITDPTGAYADAHLPGYDDSGWRETAVPHDWSIEQTPTTEHGTTSGTGFLPGGLGWYRLAFTLPPSLAGKRVSVEFDGVYMDSTVHCNGTEAGRHPYGYTGFALDLTDLVHTDGTTENVIAVEVRNRLPSSRWYSGSGIYREARLVITEPVHVARWGTRVTTPEISAARGVVRVGTSVVNASGAGADVEVVSRVVDRRGRTVARTSSTATVTGEHTETQELTVPRPELWDFETPHRYTLHTELRVGGRTTDTHRTVFGFRTFRFDPDEGFFLNGTHHKIKGVDLHHDLGALGAAVSIDAVRRQLEIMRSMGVNALRTSHNPPAPEVIQVCEELGVVMLVEAFDCWRTGKNLYDYSRFFDEWCEKDATEMVLAARNSPAVLSWSIGNEVPDSTSTAGLAMADRIIGAIRAADDTRPLVIGSDKYRRVPAKGSAADLMLAKLDGLGLNYNTATSVDQLHAAYPHLFLFESESSSETSTRGAYQEPEHLNTGENHTPGRRATSSYDNNLASWTMSGEYGHKKDRDRKWFAGQFLWSGIDYIGEPTPYDVFPVKASFFGAVDTAGFPKDMYHLFRSQWTSEPMVHLLPMTWNHEKGDTVEVWAYANVDTVELYLNGTSLGVRRFDTKKTADGRSYLETTEATGDDKTFTDGPYPGSYTSPNGSAGKLHLTWKVPFEPGELKAVARRGGKVVATDVLRTAGAPHAIRLTADRPALAADGRSLVFVTAEVVDRRGVVVPDAEHLLSFEVAGGSLAGLDNGRQESAERYQASTRTAFHGKALAIVRSGTRAGAVKVTARAEGLRAGTATVRATRAGDRVATAPASFGPEHPAPLGHPRADASYSGRPDTLPAAMLDGDPATGWSNGFLKQATPLLPAFDGARAEDWVSVDHGRARGYDRVDVSFTVDATHSLPAAIEVAVWDGRAWRNTRNTEVGWATASDAPTVITFEAVRGSRIRLTLTSRHPGEPRGAIRISRLDAPAA